One Janthinobacterium sp. TB1-E2 genomic region harbors:
- the tssM gene encoding type VI secretion system membrane subunit TssM: protein MQRFWHSITTRFSLFAIGFVALAALLASCAIIFEWPLVWIVPPLALVLLIASAVWWLQRRRRQRDAARFGGMLEQQTAGAAPKAGPTQREETETIRKRMLEAIGTIKTSKLGQLSGDAALYELPWYMVIGNPAAGKSTAIANSGLQFPFADSKIVQGIGGTRNCDWFFTTDGILLDTAGRYSVNDEDRAEWFGFLALLKKHRKRAPINGIIIAVSIAELTGSRPEFAINLAKNLRQRVQELTEKLEVHAPVYVVFTKADLITGFNEFFQDTERGERDRVWGATLPYSQTSSKQDVLEQFDQRFDELYDGLKELSLASMALQQQERMPPGVFTFPLEFSAIKGSLRAFIATLFEENPFQFKPVMRGFYFTSALQEGMSVSASSERVAQRFDLKLQPQQQNAVQDQHGYFLLNLFRKVIFADRELVAQYASPAKTRLRYATFFAATALVGLALAGWSWSYMANRQLVANVQADLDQAIKVQDKRLDLQSRFEALEIMQDRIEQLDAYRNSRPISLGLGLYQGELLERKLREEYFSGVREVMLTPVAQSLEAFLAEVNAGASRLQPMASTPQSGAVSAGAAATLPAPAGTLAAPAAATPTPALASAPAAAPPATAAAVNLGAQQFKDASPANVEDAYNALKTYLMLSDKSRAEASHLNDQLTRFWRVWLDSNRGSMPREQMIRSAERMISFYLTQINDPSWPQVDSKLALVDQSRDSLRRVVRGMPARERVYADVKARAATRFASMTVARIVGEQDKELVLGSYAIPGTFTRDAWEQFIQQAFQEAANRELQSADWVLKTASKDDLTLEGSPEQIQKALVELYKTDYAKEWQKFIQGVSIRELNGFDNAAAAMNRLGDPQTSPINKLIETVYKETSWDNPSLLGQGLQRAQRGMMGWFKETILRQKPSGINVNIGSGAPAAGALPMGPVGREFSGVARLVVTKDKDASLMRGYMDALSKLRARFNQIKNQGDTGPGAKQFMQQTLDGTGSELADALKYVDEQMLTGMTDAQKQAIRPLLVRPLMQTFAVIIKPTETEINKVWLAQVLEPFQKTLAPKYPFAPASGSEASNADIGQVFGPEGSIAKFFNTTIGPLVVRRGDSLSAKTWANMGIGLAPSVVASFPGWIAPLSANGVATAAGAGEAQTRFDLQALAATGATEYTIEIDGQALRWRGQPQPWIHMVWPNPQGTPGARISAITPEGRTVVLLNEPGHFGLKKMIDSAKRKRKDGGVFELSWENSGVSVAANLKIVATPAPVAAPATASGAAGFRGLKLPEIVAQSVPAVNTPAPAGTTAANAAVAP from the coding sequence ATGCAACGATTCTGGCATTCCATTACTACCCGTTTCAGCCTGTTCGCCATCGGCTTCGTGGCGCTGGCCGCACTGCTGGCCAGTTGCGCCATCATCTTCGAATGGCCGCTGGTATGGATCGTGCCGCCGCTGGCGCTGGTCCTGCTGATCGCCAGCGCGGTATGGTGGCTGCAGCGCAGGCGCCGCCAGCGCGATGCCGCACGGTTCGGCGGCATGCTGGAACAGCAGACGGCTGGCGCGGCGCCCAAGGCGGGCCCTACCCAGCGCGAGGAAACCGAAACCATCCGCAAGCGCATGCTCGAAGCGATCGGTACCATCAAGACGTCCAAGCTGGGCCAGCTGTCAGGTGACGCGGCCCTGTATGAGCTGCCCTGGTATATGGTCATCGGCAACCCGGCGGCCGGCAAGAGCACGGCGATCGCCAATTCCGGCCTGCAGTTTCCTTTTGCCGACAGCAAGATCGTGCAAGGCATCGGCGGCACCCGCAATTGCGACTGGTTCTTCACCACCGATGGAATCCTGCTCGACACGGCGGGCCGCTATTCCGTCAACGACGAAGACCGCGCCGAATGGTTCGGCTTCCTGGCGCTGCTGAAAAAACACCGCAAGCGCGCGCCGATCAACGGCATCATCATCGCCGTCAGCATTGCCGAACTGACTGGCAGCCGGCCCGAGTTCGCCATCAATCTGGCCAAGAACCTGCGCCAGCGGGTGCAAGAACTGACGGAAAAGCTGGAAGTGCACGCGCCCGTCTACGTGGTGTTCACCAAGGCCGACCTGATTACCGGTTTCAACGAATTCTTCCAGGACACCGAACGGGGCGAACGCGACCGGGTATGGGGCGCCACCCTGCCCTACAGCCAGACCAGTTCCAAACAGGACGTACTGGAGCAGTTCGACCAGCGTTTCGACGAACTGTATGACGGCCTGAAAGAGCTGAGCCTGGCCAGCATGGCGCTGCAGCAGCAGGAACGCATGCCGCCGGGCGTGTTCACCTTCCCGCTCGAGTTCAGCGCGATCAAGGGTTCGCTGCGCGCCTTCATCGCCACCCTGTTCGAGGAAAACCCGTTCCAGTTCAAGCCCGTCATGCGCGGCTTCTATTTCACCAGCGCGTTGCAGGAAGGCATGTCGGTATCGGCCTCGTCGGAACGCGTGGCGCAGCGCTTCGATTTGAAATTGCAGCCGCAGCAACAGAACGCGGTGCAGGACCAGCACGGCTATTTCCTGCTCAATCTGTTTCGCAAGGTGATCTTCGCCGACAGGGAGCTGGTCGCCCAGTACGCCAGTCCAGCCAAGACCCGCCTGCGCTACGCCACTTTCTTTGCCGCCACCGCGCTGGTGGGCCTGGCGCTGGCCGGCTGGAGCTGGTCCTACATGGCCAACCGCCAGTTGGTGGCCAACGTGCAGGCCGACCTGGACCAGGCGATCAAGGTGCAGGACAAGCGGCTCGACCTGCAATCGCGTTTCGAAGCGCTGGAAATCATGCAGGACCGGATCGAACAGCTCGATGCCTACCGCAACAGCCGGCCCATCTCGCTGGGCCTGGGCCTGTATCAGGGGGAACTGCTGGAACGCAAACTGCGCGAAGAGTATTTCTCGGGTGTGCGTGAAGTGATGCTGACCCCGGTCGCGCAATCGCTGGAAGCCTTCCTGGCCGAGGTCAATGCCGGCGCCAGCCGCTTGCAGCCGATGGCCAGCACGCCGCAGTCGGGCGCGGTGTCGGCCGGCGCGGCCGCTACCCTGCCCGCGCCAGCCGGCACCCTGGCCGCACCGGCGGCCGCCACGCCGACGCCAGCCCTGGCAAGCGCCCCTGCCGCCGCACCGCCAGCCACGGCGGCCGCCGTCAACCTCGGCGCACAGCAGTTCAAGGACGCCTCGCCGGCCAATGTGGAAGACGCCTATAACGCCCTGAAAACCTATCTGATGCTGAGCGACAAGTCGCGCGCCGAAGCGAGCCACCTGAATGACCAGCTGACCCGTTTCTGGCGGGTCTGGCTCGACAGCAACCGCGGCAGCATGCCGCGCGAACAGATGATACGCAGCGCCGAACGCATGATTTCGTTCTACCTCACCCAGATCAACGACCCGTCCTGGCCGCAGGTCGACAGCAAGCTGGCGCTGGTCGACCAGTCGCGCGACAGCCTGCGCCGCGTGGTGCGGGGCATGCCGGCCCGCGAGCGCGTGTACGCCGACGTCAAGGCGCGCGCCGCCACGCGCTTCGCCTCGATGACGGTGGCCCGCATTGTCGGCGAGCAGGACAAGGAACTGGTGCTGGGGAGCTACGCCATTCCCGGCACGTTTACACGCGACGCCTGGGAACAATTCATCCAGCAAGCCTTCCAGGAAGCGGCCAACCGCGAACTGCAAAGCGCCGACTGGGTGCTGAAAACGGCGTCGAAGGACGACCTGACCCTCGAAGGCAGCCCGGAGCAGATCCAGAAAGCGCTGGTCGAACTGTATAAAACGGACTACGCCAAGGAATGGCAGAAATTCATCCAGGGCGTCAGCATCCGCGAGTTGAACGGCTTCGACAACGCGGCGGCGGCCATGAACCGGCTCGGCGATCCGCAAACCTCGCCGATCAACAAGCTGATCGAAACGGTGTACAAGGAAACCTCGTGGGACAACCCCTCGCTGCTGGGCCAGGGCTTGCAGCGGGCCCAGCGCGGCATGATGGGCTGGTTCAAGGAAACCATCCTGCGCCAGAAACCGTCCGGCATCAACGTCAACATCGGCAGCGGCGCGCCCGCCGCCGGCGCCTTGCCGATGGGGCCGGTGGGCCGCGAGTTTTCCGGTGTGGCCCGCCTGGTGGTGACCAAGGACAAAGACGCTTCGCTGATGCGCGGCTACATGGACGCGCTGTCGAAGCTGCGCGCCCGCTTCAACCAGATCAAGAACCAGGGCGATACGGGCCCCGGCGCCAAACAGTTCATGCAGCAGACGCTGGACGGCACCGGTTCGGAACTGGCCGATGCGCTCAAATACGTGGATGAACAGATGCTGACCGGCATGACCGATGCGCAAAAGCAGGCCATCCGGCCGCTGCTGGTACGCCCGCTGATGCAGACGTTCGCCGTCATCATCAAGCCGACCGAGACGGAAATCAACAAGGTCTGGCTGGCGCAGGTGCTCGAACCGTTCCAGAAAACCCTGGCGCCCAAGTATCCGTTTGCGCCCGCTTCGGGTAGCGAGGCCAGCAATGCCGACATCGGCCAGGTGTTCGGGCCGGAAGGCAGCATCGCCAAGTTCTTCAATACCACCATCGGCCCGCTGGTGGTGCGCCGTGGCGATTCGCTCAGCGCCAAGACCTGGGCCAACATGGGCATCGGCCTGGCACCGTCCGTGGTGGCCAGCTTCCCCGGCTGGATCGCTCCACTCAGCGCCAACGGCGTGGCCACGGCGGCCGGCGCCGGCGAAGCGCAAACCCGTTTCGACCTGCAGGCGCTGGCCGCCACCGGCGCCACCGAGTACACGATCGAGATCGACGGCCAGGCGCTGCGCTGGCGCGGCCAGCCGCAGCCGTGGATCCATATGGTCTGGCCGAATCCGCAAGGCACGCCCGGCGCGCGCATCAGCGCCATCACGCCGGAAGGCCGCACGGTCGTGTTGCTCAACGAGCCTGGCCATTTCGGCCTGAAGAAAATGATCGATTCGGCCAAGCGCAAGCGCAAGGATGGCGGCGTATTCGAACTGAGCTGGGAAAACAGCGGCGTGAGCGTGGCGGCCAACCTGAAGATCGTCGCCACTCCGGCGCCGGTTGCGGCACCGGCCACCGCCTCGGGCGCCGCGGGCTTCCGCGGCCTGAAGCTGCCGGAAATCGTGGCCCAGAGCGTTCCGGCCGTCAACACTCCCGCGCCGGCAGGCACCACCGCGGCCAATGCCGCCGTCGCGCCATGA